In the genome of Corticium candelabrum chromosome 18, ooCorCand1.1, whole genome shotgun sequence, the window aattatttaataaacccaaataaatttaattaattaatcaataaatctaTTAGATTAAAAATTTCCTGACCTTTCTGACTAACTGGAGTCTTCGTTCATTCATCTTTCCCAAACAGCAATAAAGAAGCTCATTGTAATCAACTAAGTCCGTGCTGTCACcatacaacaataaacacaatCTTTTCACAacctaaaaacaaacaagagcCCATCACAAGTAACAGAATAGAAAACACAAATGTGTGACAGAGAATAAATCAAAAATATCTATTGCTTTTGTATATGCAAAAGAACAAACATAAATCTACTAAAACACAAACCGATACTAAGACTGTATAGTACAAACTCATACAAAATACTACAATGCATGCATACTCTCACAAAGGTGTGCTATAATTTTTCCACTTTGTGAATTTGACCTATGCAGCTGAGTTTGCCTTTAGACTGTACCAAGTCCGAAGACAAACATTTAACTAACAGATTGAGCAGACAAACCATAAAAATTGTGTCATTTGCACTCACCTCTTCATTAATTCTAATGTGATACATATTGAGTGTCTGTAGAAATTCGGATAACTTAACTAAACCGTCTTCGGATCGATTGAGATGAGACAAACGCCTTATCAAGGTCAGCCAAATATGACACGCCCTTGGTTTAATCTGATTCCGTGATTGAGCtaaataaaacacaaattaattaataatctgTACGCCCACAATGCCCTCTATAAGTGTACTCGTAtataacacaatacaacaatacaaGTACATGCAAAATGATAAAACAATGTCAACAAGTAGAGACAAGAAACACAATAAAAATAGTATGAAAAATCAAGTAAGCAAGCAGGTAATGTGCATGAGCACATGAGCAAGCCACTAGATCAGCAAGCAAGTAGTCAGACACAAATGCAAGAACAATGTTAACGGCACTTTGTAAAAGGAGTTCCAGCAATCAGATAGCATAAAAACAATCAAATAGCTACGAATAAATGCAAAACCAACCTAATGACATCTATGATAAATGCTTAAACTGATTAAAGCAACTGCCTTTAGTACACACTATGAGCATCGTCTAACActcttcaattaattaatattaaacaatTAAGGCAaaagacacaaaaacacatgCAAAAGACTATTTCATTGTAGCCAAATTTTACTGTGATGCAAACATAGCAATTAATGATCAACAGACCTAAAACTAAATAAGATATCATACGATAAGTAttcatacaaacatacatatgtacatacacaaaGACGTCATAACACATTTAGAACGTACATCGAATGCTTGACATTAAAGTAGTAAGAGTGTTTTCTACTTCAGTCGACTGTCTTAGATTGTCTGCTGGACTTCCATATTTGTTGCGATTATATCGCCTAAAATCATCACAACTAATCAAACAcgataaatatatatatacattaacATAAATACAAGCAATTTATAAAATTTCTCCACATGAGTATCTTACAGTAGTCTCTGCTTAGCCAGATCATCAACATCTGTTACTTTAAACTCAACATATTGTCGACACTTCATTGATGCTGGCAACGACAACTGATCACAAGTGTCAAAGGTAAGACTCCCACCCTAAAACAGCCAATGGCACCCgctacatacatgcacatacacacaaccaATTATGGTCATTACTATACCATATCAATGTCAGACAATGTTATCGGTTGTCCTACTCTTGGTCCTCTCGCATGAACATATGAATTTCTCTGAATTAGAGGCAATGCAGATGACCGACTACTGAGTTGTCGAAACTCATACAAAGTGAGAGAATTGTCTTGAGCAAAGAAAAACCCACACAGCTCTCGATGAACGTCACGACCATTGCTACAACAACGCAATAACCAATAAACTATTGCCATATACAAGTTATTAATGAATTTTAACTATAAATAAGTGTAAGTGCCAAACAATAGATAACAATAATGATATAATAATACAATCTGTATTAGTTATTACATCGGTAGCTGGTGTTTATAGCATTTATTGACCTGAGGCCTCACGGGATTATCAACAAGATAATTGACCAAGTCAGAGGTGAGGTTCAATTATCGAGGTGATAAGCCCTGAGGCCGAAGTGTCGATAATGCCATAAACAACACATACCCATGTAATATGTAATCTATTGTGTGGCGTGGATTGCATGAAGCAAACACCCACTAGTGACGACAAGGAGAACAACCCCAGCAATGCTTTGAACCCCGCCTTCGGCTCGGTCAATTATCTCGTTGATAATCCCGTGAGACATCGGGTCAATAAATGACATAAACACCAGCTACCCATGTAATAactaatactaattaataattgaatCTACTTGGATTCTGTAAATTCATGTTTCTGTCTACATCCCTATGCAGCTCTGTCTGCATGCAAGGTTTGCTACTAGTTCTTGCAGTAGGCCTTACTAACTAAACTGGTCTGGTAGACTGCAGCATAGTGACAATATCAATGTCAATACTACCATTGTACCTTCATAAACAAGTAATCAATTTTAATTGTTCtgtaattgttgtaataagTGAGACCAACCATGTAACAACTCGAGCATTGAACCGCACTCTGTCTGACATTGCCAGCTCAGGAACCGAGACAACAGTAGATGAATGCCGTGTACGAGGAAATCTAAAAGTACTCGTTTAATCAAGCAGTTTGATaagttgtgagtgtgtgtgtgtgtgtgtgtgtgtgtgtgtgtgtgtgtgtgtgtgtgtgtgtgtgtgtgtgtgtgtgtgtgtgtgtgtgtatccatgAATAAGTTGACTCTGCATCTGTTTGCACCTTGACACTTGTCGGCCTCCAGTATAACGAGAAAATGTGTGTCTCACATCTTGAACATATGGTTCCAGTCCTACAGTactgaaacaaagaaacagtcaATGATCAACAAAATGTTCCATCAGTTGTCACTGAGAAAGAGTCTAGTAAATCATAAAAATTGGTGTCTATACCCAGTAGTGTCTTTATCTAGAGTGTCGTCAACAACATGTTGCTTCTTCACTTCTTGGTTAGCAACAGGAGGCTCTTCACCCCAAGCCCTTCGCACTCTAGAGAGAAGCAGCAAATTATGACTTATAACTTGCACTTAGATatatgtcattgttgttgttgttgttgttgttggtgtgtgtgtgtgtgtgtgtgtgtgtgtgtgtgcgtgtgtgtctacGTGCAGGTGTctacatgtgcgtgtgtgtgtgtgtgtgtgtgcgtgtgtgtctacgtgcatgtgtctacatgtgcatgtgtgtacatgtgtgtgtgtgcatgatgtgtgtgtgtgtgtgtgtgtgtgtgtgtgtgtgtgtgtgtgtttgtgtgtgtgtgtgtgtgtgtgtgtgtgtgtgtgtgtgtgtgtgtggtgcgatagctcagttggttagagtcaTCTTATGAAGTGCATaaatccgggaccttgaagggtcgcaggttcaagtcacagtgatggcaagctaggcataatttccttaattaagcaagaaactaacacacatttgcttctctcaactcaagagtataaatgagtacctggtcattgactggggtcctaagtgGCCATCGGCTatgatgtgacatcagccactggggtcctggtgagacttcgggtgctcacaagTTATAAGTcattggcttcacaagtcggtgctcctaggagagcctggcccggctccaggagtttgctagcgcaggcccagagttccttgagtagcgcacagggctcAGCTTAATAGCTGGGggtgtgacctctgagaggcagctcatgacatttaggatttaggtgtgtgtgtgtgtgtgtgtgtgtgtgtgtgtgtgtgtgtgtgtgtgtgtgtgtgtgtgtgtgtgtgtgtgtgtgtgtgtgtgtgtgtgtgtgtaacagaTGTAAGtgcacacatccacacacacaatataaaTGTCACTATCACAGTGTCCATCAACCAAACTATTAAATTGCAAAACTTACTGTGGCTTAGTTGATGGTATTGCAGCTCTTTGTTCATCATCACCACTTCTTCCCAATGAGCTCATATTAAGCTGAGGAACATCAGCCGGAGGTCGATGAGAAGGCAAAGCTCTCCACTCCTCCCGATCATGAACACCCCAACTAAACAGTACAAGATGGAACCAGTAGCAGATAACAAAATCAATAGCACACAACcagaaaaataaataaacacaatATAAATggaacaaacaaagaaatagacaaacaaacaaacacacagacaaacaaacatagaaacaatCAAATACTatgacagacatgcaaacaacctGTAAATAGATaattgtacaaacaaacaaacaaacacaccgacagacagacaattaaaaCAGACATTTATAAGAAAACAGGTCAGGCAAAttcatgtattaattaattagtcaatGACAAACATCAAAACTTGATTAACAGATATATAAATGAAAAGAAAAGACATaaaaatgcacaaacacaaccaAAATACCTCAAATGTGATGAACGATTCGATTCAAAGTCCGTAATAGCCTTACAACACGTACAACAATCAGATACAAACAGATGTTGCCTTTGATCGTCCCTCCACTTACAATTGGTTCCATGTCGTCGCTTCGTTTCAACTTTCCCAGCTGCAACGGCGGCACTCTGATTCAAAAGTAACCCTTTAACTAAAATCATGACATATGCAACTTTCGATGATCATTCTACCAACCCCTCGGGTACGACATGATGCTGTGGCTTTCTAAACGGACGAATAAATACAATGTTTTCCTTATGGTCCTGACTCAATACATTCTTGGAGGTCtaaaaaattcaaacaaaaagAGTTATATATACAGcaataccgtataagatgaaataatGGTgggaaatttattttggcgaACTGGCGGATTTTTCCATGACTGACAATATAAAATCTGCAATTAATTTGGCCTCCGAGATATGTTGACATCATCAGGCACGTGGATCAGCGAGACGGTAGGTAATCCTTGCTTGCCATCTGTTGAGCCTATCTATGCAGTAGTTGAAGACCATgcgtaagttagggaaatgtgagccataaacacagctgtcaatcacaaacacatcaagaccATGGTAAGACATacatcagttatcaaacaacaatgaccaactgccaatatgctttgtctgccaatttcttagcaaatcgccaaaataaattcccgccaatgtttcatatCTTATAAGGTAATtcataattataattttaccCACTTTATTTTCTATTACGCATGTACCTACATTCTTCTGTTTTTGATTTAAGCTAATTAAACTTTTTCAATAGAATTTTGTAGTAAAATAATATTTACATTTATACAGAAACTTCTCACTAAGTGCATAGGTCCAACCCTATACGTAACATCACTTTCATGTACACACTGCATAACAATTCGAGTTGACAATACCTTCAACTGAGCACAAAAGCTGCAGCCCCACAGCCCCACAGCCCCTTTCCTACACCAGCGAATTGCATGTTCACAGTCAAATAAGAGCTGCTTATGTAAATTATATATGATAAATTGGATCGACTCAACCCAGTCTTGCTCCACCTTCATTGTTCCCATATCTTTCTCCTCAGTGGAGTGAGAATGGGTCAAGTCTATTATGATATGTCTGTAACAGAGGTGTCTAACTTACTAAAATCAACACGTATTGCAAATTAATATACATGAAAATATTTAATTGTCTAGTTTTTTATTCTAAATTCATTCAGTGCttatatgtgtctgtctgctcaccTCCCTGTGAACTACCTACCAACTCTACCTACCTACAGATCGTCGACCTACCAGTacaaatacatttataatTAACTTATATGTAACTATAATAAAATCATCAGtataaaatgtattgaaatataatttataataaatttatgttcaataatcaataatcAATATAACTGAAATAtataacacaatacaaatataattaattaaaataaattaattaaagtaaattaattaaatgtaacaAATATTTTCATATTTCACAAACTACGTTATCTCGATTTCTTTTCGTATTTCTAAGTCTCTCAAGTAGGTaaacacaaaatctctactaaagaccacgcccacgcaccATATAGCCTCTGTCTGCTGGTTTACCGGGCACTGGCATCCACGGACGCTCATCTCGCTGGCCTGCCCGTATCCTTGGTGCATGTGGCGTACTGCTTGAGCTTGGAGTAGTTGATCTAACGCGCGCGGCATTCGCAGAAGCTGGTCGAACACCTTCCTTCACTCTACGGGAAGCAGGAGTGCCGTAGATGGCAAATTCGGATGAAGACATATCGTACGAAATAGTACATGCAAAGATTCCAATCGACAAAATGCTCAAATGACAATACGACAGTCACGTCTGTTGCTAATAGCAGATATCAATGAATCACCATGGTGACCAGTACACACAACATGGAACAGAGTTGAGGAAACGAAAAGTGCACTAAACGAATTAGACGAAAGCTGACCGGAAGCAGTAAGTTTCAAACACAAGTTGAGTTTTACGCGATTGATCAGTGCTGCAATGATATACTCGATCAGAGCCGTCTCTAGATACGGCTCTGATAGCCAGACCAGA includes:
- the LOC134194066 gene encoding calcyphosin-2-like yields the protein MSSSEFAIYGTPASRRVKEGVRPASANAARVRSTTPSSSSTPHAPRIRAGQRDERPWMPVPGKPADRGYMTSKNVLSQDHKENIVFIRPFRKPQHHVVPEGVPPLQLGKLKRSDDMEPIAITDFESNRSSHLSWGVHDREEWRALPSHRPPADVPQLNMSSLGRSGDDEQRAAIPSTKPQVRRAWGEEPPVANQEVKKQHVVDDTLDKDTTGTVGLEPYVQDVRHTFSRYTGGRQVSRFPRTRHSSTVVSVPELAMSDRVRFNARVVTCNGRDVHRELCGFFFAQDNSLTLYEFRQLSSRSSALPLIQRNSYVHARGPRVGQPITLSDIDMGGSLTFDTCDQLSLPASMKCRQYVEFKVTDVDDLAKQRLLRYNRNKYGSPADNLRQSTEVENTLTTLMSSIRSQSRNQIKPRACHIWLTLIRRLSHLNRSEDGLVKLSEFLQTLNMYHIRINEEVVKRLCLLLYGDSTDLVDYNELLYCCLGKMNERRLQLVRKAFIKMDAHKSGFILLSEMKKFFNPRGHPDVFNGRRTEYDVIQELYSAVAGPKKKQEELSYAEFEAFYEGISMNIDDDDTFIDVMKRCWNV